In Corylus avellana chromosome ca2, CavTom2PMs-1.0, the following proteins share a genomic window:
- the LOC132169506 gene encoding uncharacterized protein LOC132169506, with the protein MPWPVEEVASPTSRVQSTVGDPSSPPKDDYEAAMDSLSPLVEEIASGVNLLRGDMHDESSPRRASTEDAHTSPEEEGVAGDLQSVELARLFSTRDCRLAFTAPEIDWLKVTVDEFQGDIRSCEECIAKLNWERADSKKKMGRLQLEVREAKASKARMAAENGRLTSRTNGAILAMVDARGELKNALDSLVSTEGQLEEARSLLAEAEEARTVAVAEAAEKNDAMACLQLLYTAKVARGEKHKELAGLISFSDVKAARDAEREKELTGLQTLLDTERACRAEREGEIARLQSLLAWR; encoded by the exons ATGCCTTGGCCAGTTGAAGAGGTTGCTTCCCCAACTTCAAGGGTTCAAAGCACAGTAGGCGACCCCTCTTCTCCGCCTAAGGATGATTATGAGGCGGCGATGGATTCGCTATCTCCCCTGGTGGAGGAGATTGCGTCTGGTGTAAACCTCCTTCGGGGGGACATGCATGATGAGTCATCCCCTCGCCGAGCGAGCACAGAAGATGCACACACTTCTCCTGAAGAGGAGGGGGTCGCAGGAGACCTA CAATCGGTGGAGCTGGCCCGCCTCTTCTCGACTCGCGATTGCCGCCTCGCCTTTACCGCTCCAGAGATTGACTGGTTGAAGGTTACCGTTGATGAATTCCAGGGAGATATCCGGAGTTGCGAGGAGTGCATTGCCAAACTCAATTGGGAGCGGGCAGACTCCAAGAAGAAGATGGGCAGGCTTCAATTGGAAGTGAGGGAGGCCAAGGCATCAAAGGCACGCATGGCCGCAGAGAATGGGAGGTTGACTAGCAGGACAAATGGCGCCATTCTGGCTATGGTTGATGCTCGGGGCGAGCTAAAGAACGCACTTGACTCACTTGTTTCAACTGAGGGCCAACTCGAGGAAGCTCGGTCTCTCTTGGCAGAGGCAGAGGAGGCTCGGACGGTAGCCGTGGCTGAAGCAGCGGAGAAGAACGATGCAATGGCGTGCCTCCAATTGCTATACACCGCCAAAGTCGCGCGGGGGGAGAAGCATAAGGAGCTCGCCGGGCTCATATCGTTCTCTGATGTGAAGGCTGCTCGCGATGCAGAACGCGAAAAGGAGCTAACTGGCCTCCAAACACTCCTTGACACTGAAAGGGCTTGTAGGGCTGAGCGAGAAGGGGAGATAGCGAGGCTTCAGTCGCTTCTTGCGTGGAGGTAG